The uncultured Bacteroides sp. DNA segment TTCTGGATGCTGCGAAAGAACTCAAAATCGTAGTTCGTGCCGGTGCCGGATATGATAATGTAGACCTGGATGCTGCCACAACTCATGGTGTATGTGTGATGAACACTCCGGGACAAAACTCGAATGCGGTGGCTGAACTAGCACTGGGTATGATGGTATACGCCGTTCGTAACTTCTACAATGGAACTTCAGGAACTGAACTGATGGGTAAGAAACTGGGTATTCATGCTTATGGAAACGTAGGACGCAACGTGGCTCGCGTGGCCAAAGGTTTTGGCATGGAAATCTATGCGTACGATGCTTTCTGTCCCAAAGAGGTGATAGAAAAAGACGGAGTAACGGCTTGTGCTTCTGTTGAAGAATTATACAAAACTTGTAACGTCGTTTCTCTACATATTCCTGCTACTGCTGAAACGAAAAACTCTATTAACTATGCTTTGTTGAAGGATATGCCCAAAGGGGCTATGTTGGTAAATACGGCTCGTAAAGAGGTCATTAATGAAACTGAGTTGTTGAAATTGATGGAAGAACGTGCTGACTTTAAGTATGTGACGGACATTATGCCTGCTGCTCATGCTGAATTTACTGAAAAATACGCAGGACGCTATTTCTCAACACCAAAGAAGATGGGTGCACAAACTGCCGAAGCAAATATCAATGCAGGTATTGCAGCTGCACAGCAGATTGTAGGTTTCTTGAAAGACGGAT contains these protein-coding regions:
- a CDS encoding NAD(P)-dependent oxidoreductase; its protein translation is MKVLIATDKPFAKVAVDGIRKEIEAAGFELALLEKYTEKAQLLDAVKDANAIIIRSDIIDAAVLDAAKELKIVVRAGAGYDNVDLDAATTHGVCVMNTPGQNSNAVAELALGMMVYAVRNFYNGTSGTELMGKKLGIHAYGNVGRNVARVAKGFGMEIYAYDAFCPKEVIEKDGVTACASVEELYKTCNVVSLHIPATAETKNSINYALLKDMPKGAMLVNTARKEVINETELLKLMEERADFKYVTDIMPAAHAEFTEKYAGRYFSTPKKMGAQTAEANINAGIAAAQQIVGFLKDGCEKFRVNK